Within the Gossypium raimondii isolate GPD5lz chromosome 12, ASM2569854v1, whole genome shotgun sequence genome, the region GTCTTGGTCCACTACCGAGGCAGAATATAGGAGCCTTGCTCATGTAGCATCAGAAGTAATGTGGGTATAGGCTGTCTCGGGGATATTGGAGTGGACATTGTTGATACTCCAAAAATTTAGTGTGACAACACCAATACAGTAAAACGGCTGCTAACCCTGTTCTGCATGCTAAAACTAAGCATGGCAATCATGATTTGCACGAAAAAGTAGATAGGGCTTTCCTTCAAGTTAATTATGTACCAGCTCACTTGCAAGTAGCTGATGTTCTGACCAAGCCAGTGTCTGTAGAGTCGTTTGTTTCCTTGAGGGAGAAACTTTGCGTGTTTACTGCAAATCAGTTTCTAAACCAGAGAAAAGAAGAAGCAGGGCGAGAATTGTAAagtcaggtttttttttttttttttgcttcattAATTCAGAACTCTGTTTCTTTCAAGCTTCTTAGAAATTCTATGCTTTCTTTGCTGCACCTCCCATTCTCTGTTTCTTAATATCTTGCATTTCTTGGCTTAATCCCGTGTTACACTCACGATCATCACTGGTTTTACACACTCTCACTTGGACAACCACTTTTGTTAGGCTTGGATAACAAACCTCGAATCTCGTTGGTCTCAGCAAGTCATCTGCTACACTTTTTTTTAGAGAGAAATGCTTCAGCTATATTGGATTAAGATATGGTTCATGTCAGTGAgctttgatgttttttttttttttctaacttaGGAAGATAATATAATTCCAGTTTCAACCTTGTTATGAATATCCAATAAGGTTTTGGAATTGAAAGATACTCTTTCTACATCCAACTATCTGGAAagcaaaagaaattaatttggTTGAGATTCACATTGGTGCTACCTTATGAACAtcttctcttttatttaaaaaggctGTATACCAACAATGAATACATTTCTCTATCCAAACAAGCCACTCGATCTTAGACATGAATACAAAGTAAAAAACAgagattaaaaatttgaaagattggggctataagaatttcatttttctggTGATTTGAAAATCCATCGCCATCCCTTGAAACTTTTTCTGCTTTGTTTGATCTCTCTTTCAGCCACTGTTATCTGACATGAACTTGCATTTTCAATGGAGCAACCATTTCTCATGCTGCCAAAAGCTGACAAAGCACCCTTAGTCTCTGCttgaaaaccaaattttaagTCAATGAAGCCTGAATCATCATCCCCACCATTAAAATACCTTTGCACCCGCCTGTTTGCACCACCATCAACTTCCATGAAACCCCCACCACCAGCTTTTCTCGTAGCTTTAAAACCTGCTGCACTATCAGAACCGCTTTTCCTCGGTTCTCCTAATTCACTAAGCCCACTTTTCCTTTCAGCATCGAAACCCAAACCGCCATTGAAACCAGAACTCCGAGCAGCTGAAATGGAGCTCCTAGCACCTGAAAATTTCGTCAAATCGCCTCTATCTTCCGATCCAAAAAACCCACCACCCCTGAAACTACAAAGAGACCTTGACCTTGATACGCCAGTGCAATCAACGACCAACAAATCGCTTTTCTCATCAACTCCACCTTCACTCTTAGCACAATCATTACAATCTTTGTCTCTTTTTTTCCCGAACAATCTTCCAATCCCCCAAAACCCATTCTTTTTCTTGATCTCAGCGCAGCCACTATTGCTTCTCTTGATTAAGAAGATCTCTTCTGATTTGTTTCCAGCACTAGTACTCCTTCTAGGCTTGGCATTCGGAACTTGCTCCTTGTTTTCATTCTCAATCAAGAACGAGACACGCCCAATGCCGGCTGCCTCACCGCCGCGACCAGCGCATGAACAAGACGAGAAACGCTGAACACCACAATCTGAGCAAACCAAATTGATCAAACGATCTCTGAGACAATAAGCACATACACCAGCTGAAGATAGTTGCGGATGTTCCTTACATAGAACATTCGATGAAGTTCTATTATAATCATGGAAAATATCAATGTTGTTGTACACTTCCACTGCTTTCCCTCTTTCATGGCTTATCTTCATCATCAAATTCTCAAAACTCGGAAGGACTGGCTTATAGGAAGAAGTGCTTATCAGACAAATTGAACAGAAAACTCATAAATCTAAAGAAGTATAAAGATCCAAATGCTTTGCTTTAATGGGCATATACAACTCATCAAGGAAGCAAAGCAAGcaatgctttttttttataaggGTAGGATTgtttaaagaaatagaaattaatatcCATTGAAGACTTAATACAAATggttaattatttcatttgcgGTCCCCTGGacaatttaacaaatattattacaataaaTATAGATATCTGATAGCTTTGATTTTACCCTGTGGGATGCATGGGGTAGAGCTTCATTTAGGTCTTTAGAGTCCCACCTTGAAAGAAAAGTCATTTGAATCATTCATTATATGGTTCAAATCCATCAATCTATTACGTGTTTTTGTCAACTTTCTTTTCCCCTGGATTTTTCTCCATCGTCTTTCTTTTGTATTGActttttttccatgttaaatgcTAACTGACACCCACTCTCTACTCAatgtttcttcatttttcttctattaTTGGATTGATAGAAAGTTAACTTGCTCAACCTTCTTTGGCAACTCTGCCACGGTTCATGAAACCCACCTTATCTTATTtgctatctttttttttttttttttccattttctcgtatttatgtttaatgtttGTGTCGGAGGTATATTTTGGTATACCAGTTTTCAACACATTTATTGATTTTGTCAACGTATAGTCTTTTGTTGTAAAAATTATACCATTCTCTTAAAActgaattttcttttaacccga harbors:
- the LOC105762216 gene encoding uncharacterized protein LOC105762216, whose product is MKISHERGKAVEVYNNIDIFHDYNRTSSNVLCKEHPQLSSAGVCAYCLRDRLINLVCSDCGVQRFSSCSCAGRGGEAAGIGRVSFLIENENKEQVPNAKPRRSTSAGNKSEEIFLIKRSNSGCAEIKKKNGFWGIGRLFGKKRDKDCNDCAKSEGGVDEKSDLLVVDCTGVSRSRSLCSFRGGGFFGSEDRGDLTKFSGARSSISAARSSGFNGGLGFDAERKSGLSELGEPRKSGSDSAAGFKATRKAGGGGFMEVDGGANRRVQRYFNGGDDDSGFIDLKFGFQAETKGALSAFGSMRNGCSIENASSCQITVAEREIKQSRKSFKGWRWIFKSPEK